The sequence tttttttattttttttttgcgaTTAATTTGGCGTGGTCATTGGTAGTATTGAAGTGTTTTTATGTtgacaaaagaaaaaaaataaaaataaaaataaaaatagaaatataattttaaaagtaataataaataaataaataaataatctgtttaatctttattttcaaaaaaaaaaaaaaatttatattttattgactttgaaaatcaaaattttttatattttattgactttggaaatcaaatttttttttttttttttttttattttttttacattttattttttttttttattttttttttttcacttttttttttaaattttttaaatttcattttaacaattttatcatcatttttttttttttttaatattgataaataaatacaaaaaaaatgaacAGATTATTTAAAGTTCAATCTGTAATTTCAAAACCAGTTGGATGGTCAAGCATTAGAAGTTTTCACTCATCTAGTGCAAACTATGTaggtttttattattaattattattattattattatcattattatttcatcAATTGGTTGTCAGTATTGATGATCagctgaaaaaaaaaaaaaaaaaaaaaaaaaaaaaaataaaataaaataaaataaaaaaaaaaaaattataaaataaattaataaattaatttaaaataattataattataattaataaataataatttatacaaataataataatttttatttatttttttttttttttattattattattatttataattatagatgtttgaaaagattttaattgcAAATAGAGGTGAAATTGCATGTAGAGTTATGGAAACATGTAAAAAGATGGGTATTAAAACAGTAGCAATTCATAGTGATGTTGATAAGAATGCTAAACATGTAAATATGGCAGATGAAGCAATTTGTGTTGGACCAGCACCAACATCAGAATCATATTTGAATATTGATGCAATTGTAGAGGCAATTAAGATGACAGGTGCACAAGCAGTACATCCAGGTTATGGATTTTTATCAGAGAATTCAAGATTTGTAAAAGAGTTGGAGAATATTGGTGTAACATTCATTGGACCAGGATCATATGCTATGCATGCATTAGGAGATAAGATCGAATCAAAACGTATTGCCAAAGAGGCAGGTGTTAGTGTTGTACCAGGTTACATTGGAGAAGTCGATGGTATGGATCATGTTATAAAGATTGCCAACGAGATTGGTTATCCAGTTATGGTTAAAGCATCAgcaggtggtggtggtaaaggTATGAGAGTTTGTAGAAATGATGAGGACGTTAAAATTGGTTTCCGTCTCTCAAAACAAGAGGCAAAATCTTCATTTGGTGATGATAGAATGTTGATTGAGAAATACATTGAACACGGAAGACACATTGAGATTCAAGTACTCTCTGATGGTGAAAATGCACTTTATTTCCCAGAACGTGATTGTTCAATTCAACGTCGTAATCAAAAGGTTATCGAAGAGGCACCATCACCATTCATGGATGAAGAGACACGTACTAAAATGGGTAAAGAAGCTGCCGCCCTCTGCAAAGCCGTAGGTTACAAAAGTGCAGGTACCGTAGAGTTTTTGGTTGATCATGACAAGAGTTTCTACTTTTTAGAGATGAATACTCGTCTTCAAGTCGAACATCCAATCACTGAGGAAATCACTAAACAAGATCTCGTCGAACATATGATTCGTATTGCCTATGGtgagaaattaaagattaaaCAATCTGATATTAAAATTCACGGTTGGGCAATGGAAAGTCGTGTCTATGCCGAGGATCCATATCGTAATTTCCTTCCATCAATTGGTCGTGTTAAGAAATACATTCGTCCAAGTGGTCCAGGTATTCGTATCGATGGTGGTATCTTTGAAGGCGCTGAAATCTCAACTTACTATGATCCACTCATTAGTAAACTCATTACCTATGGTGAGAACAGAAAGAATGTTATCACCAAAATGAAGAGAGCTCTCGATGAATACTACATCAAAGGTGTCAATCATAATGTCGCCTTCCTTCGTGATGTCATGGAGAATAAGGATTTCGTCGATGGTAATGTCACTACCGATTTCATTCCAAAGGAGTATCCAGAAGGTTTCCAAGGTTATAAATTCTCTCCAAAACAAATCGAACAACTCTCAATTTGTGCAGTTTTCTTACGTTTTGTTGAACAACACAAAAATTTGACAAACTCTTCAAATACAAATCGTACCTCTTCCATTTCACCAGATATTCTTTACATTGCCAAGGTTGAAAATGTTCGTCACTCCATTCATTTCTATCCACTCGATAATTCTGAAACTGACGCCGCTGCCAATGGTGCCAATGGTGATGATTCCTCAAGATTCATGGTTCAATTCATCGATCAAGAGAAAGATGGTCAAGTCATTAaggaatttgaattaaatttagtcGATGCAACTCCacaatttatcaaattaaaCATTGGTGGTATCTCTCATCGTTTCCAAATTCACGATAAAACTTCCACATCCTACACCCTTCAATTCCATGGTTCAAAGATTCCAGTCACCGTTTTATCTCCAGAAGAAGATTTACTCTGCCAATACATGCCAGTTAAAAAAACTGTTGACTCTTCAAACTCTTTAATCTCACCAATGCCTGGTACTATCCTCTCTTTGGCCGTTAATGTAGGTGATAAAGTTGTCCTTGGTCAAGAACTTTGTATCGTTGAAGCAATGAAAATGCAAAATGTTCTCAGAGCTCCAAAAGATtgtgaaattaaatcaatcaatgTTAAACCTGGTCAAGTCGTTTCTGTTGATgaagttttaattgattttaaataaaaataaaaataaaataaaaataaaaataaaataaaataaaaaaataaaataaaaaaaatatttaattaaaaaattataaaagaaatctttaataataatttttttattatactttaataaactattatttggtattataaaaaaatgttatatatttttattaacattaGTTAATCATTGTTtagtttatattttatttatcaggcaattcaattattatttttaattttaaaatacagttttgttataattaatatttttattttattttttttttttataaatatccagttataattaaaatatccaattttgatttaaattttaaaattttttggaaGTGGGAGCTATGTTTGGACTGGGACAAAATaaacttttctttttaattttattaggATAAATTTAAGAGATTTTCAGATTAAATCACATTATATAAACAACCAACAAATTAATAAGACACCggcttcaacaacaacaactccaTAGGTTAAGAAAAAGGAAGGTGAAATTGAACAATGAGCTACCGGGGCTCATTTAGAGACCATTTTTTTtgcatttatttttttattttttattttattctcaATTATACAAATTAAGATGGCTGATaattaaaaccaaaacatcctgttttttaatatgatggagtttaaaattaaataaattacatatatcaaatataaaattgtaattaattatatgAGTTGTCAAATGAGATTGTTTGGGGCACTGGTTTTgggttaaaaaaattttgcaAATTAActtattataattgtttgATTGGATCATTTGAAAGTTAGTTTTAtattttgctttttttatttattccaaAATAGATATTCTGTACCATTTACTAAGTAGAGTAGAGCATGAGAGTTTTTCTTCTCCATTTTAAACGTTCTTGGAgcaattattgaaaataggAAGTTCTTAAAATGGTGCGTGtgcttttaaaaaaaaatgtcaagTCAGAGGATCGAACTCTGGACCTTAGGATTATGAGACCTACGCTCTACCAACTGAGCCAACCTGACATGttaatgtttttttgttttttttgtttttttttgatcgCCCCacaatttttcattaaataacaacaaaaattttttttaattaaaatgaaaaaaataataaacatttaataattaaactattaatttaactacacattaaaaaaacattaaataataaaattgataggACTTCActcaaaaatacaaaaatttGAAAGGGAACATTCACTCAGCCATTACCATAACAGAATACCTAATccttaaataatttaattttaccaaaaCTGACTCTAAATATAAtggtttcttttctttttcttttatttgatttttaaaattaaataatcctgatattaaaaaaaaaaaaacaaaaaaaaaaaaacaaaaaacctttttttaaatttaatataatatctacaatgaatttattttgaaagtttttttttttatacaaagaaaaagagttttttaaaaaaaaaaaagttatgaGCACTTCTTtagttgattttttttttttttcctctttttttttttttcttggttttttttttttttttttactgatAGGATTGGtatattctttaattatttgtgtattataataatgatttccATATTGTTAAATCGATATATTTTTCTTATAATTTATAAGGAAAAGTAATAatgtcattattattaattatcttatcattatattttttttttttttttttttttttttttttttttttttatacaaagaaaaaggtttttacaattattatttttgttattattattattattattattattattattattattattattattattattattattattattattattattattattattattattattattaaagatcGTCAATTACGAATATTAATTGGTCGTCTTGGTCATAGGTTGGACGATGGCCATATTTGAAATCATCCTCATCTTTAAGAGAAGAAGTTCTAGTAATGGTATGAGATTCTAATGGGAAAGAGTCATCGAAATGGCTCAAGACATGTTTTCTTGGTGGCGATCtatgttgattattttgttggTTATTTTGTTGACCAGGATTAAAAACTCCATgtgtatttaaattttttgactGAATTTGAAAGttgtaatttaaaagaaatgccattttttttttttttatatatatatatttattttcttttaaaattaaaaaaaaaaaaaattataaattgattaatcacaagtttttttttttttttttttgagattttatttgtaattatttttgtaatttttacTATAAATGACAACAAtgaatgaaattgaatttgaaattgaatatgAGTATatatgttatttttttttttttttttttttttttttttaatggttattatttttgaaataaataaatatttaaatattttataattctaactaaaatatctttattgttttagattattttaattttatttttaatttttatttttatttttaatttttttatttttatttttatttttatttttatttttaatttatatatgttttagtttaatgtttttttttgctcTTAGtctgaaattttttatttttatttttttttttgtttttttttattctaactgatttttttaaaatttttattaaatttcgTTATGAATCCAAAAATTATcagaattaatttaaataatgggattgatttattttatttttgcaGAATGaagtattattttaaaaaaaaaaaaaaaaaaaaaaaagaaaaaaaaaaaggattttgatttattttattattatttttatttttttccataaaaattaaaaaaaaaaaaaaaatagttattaaaacaacaatagCAGTTTTTAAATGagattatttacaattaaattatagttatataaaataaatagtgCAGTTAAAATACTTTACtgtataaatatatttgtataaataaaaagtttgtGTAATATTCTGTGTGTGAATTTTTGTGTGTAATGTCTTTATGTGTGGTAGGAGTGTGTGTTTGTGTTTATGTTCTtgaatgatttatttatatttaaaaagaaaaaaatattatttggtaaatttcaaaattttgattttaattaaattttgaaattgaattaaaaaatataaaaaaaaaaaaaaaataaataattattaaattttgtttttttttaatattttttttaaatatttttttttatttttttttttattcaagtGGTATGCCACCCATGGTAATAACCCCATTCCTcccaaaagaaaaaaaaaaaaaaaaaaaaaaaaaaaaaaaaaaattgaaaataaaatttgaaaccAAAACCATTCCCCCTTTGCGTGAGTGTGGGtgtggtgtttttttttttttttttggtggaTATTCAACATTCCCCAATTTaggaaattgaaaaaaaaaaaaaaaaaaacaagatattaatcaaattttttttattgtgtgGTTATCATGGTTGATATAGGAGCGAAATGTAATTTGTATTTTGTATTTTGTATTttgtaatttgttttttttttttttttttttaatattacataAATTTATCATACCAAGTTGGTATGTTGTTATTTTTGtggtttattataataatattatcaactcccaaaaaaaaaaaaatttaataatagaattttgtgtgtttttttttttttttttttattaatggaattgttattattttgggtgcattgaaaaaaaaaaaaaaagaaaaaaaaaacaaatcaagaaaaaacaaatattgattatttaccAATAATACACATTTAtctattttctaaatttatataatttataccacacaaaatgatgattttttttttttaatttttttttttatgattattataaaaatattaattaccttttttttttttatctacaCAAAGCGacaatcattaatattatgaCAATagattttactttttattttattatttgtatttaattataaatatatagatatatatttattgtattttctaatctttaattttttttttttttttttttagtaatgTTAATTTTACTAATGAAggtttaatatataaaaaaaaaaaaaaaaaaaaaaaataataatttatattgaaatttaaaaaatgggaaatttgaaaatttttttcaaattaaaattattttattttattttttattttattttttattttattttatttttttttttttttatggttaACCAAGGGTCCCAATTAAGTTAAAGAACAAGAGAAATCAAATTTGacttttgaaaaattaaagtgaaaaaaaaatcaaaaaaaaaatcaaaaaaaaaaaaaaaaaaaactaatttggaaaatgtttttaaaaaaaaaattaaataaaaaataaatttaaatgttttaaaaaaaaaaagatattttttaagtATCTCATTCTATctccaaaataattttttttcactttacAACTTGGCATAAAATCATAGGAATAGAATATATGTTACTACTGGTGATATTAATTACTTctatgaattttttttttttttttttggatgaggggtttattttaaatatttttatattttaaagatttcaaTTTGGAATGATttggaatgaaaaaaaaataaaataaaaaaaaaatgtgaaaaagaaaaataaaaaaatagattataataattccatttttaattaacccACTCcagtaaatttaaatttaaattgaatttgaatttaaagccaatgttttttcatatttttttaattattttttatttttttttttatttttttaattttttttttttgtttttttttgttttttttttttttttttttttttaaaaatttatattgggGTGAAAAATCTCTTGGGGAATTAACAAGACCTTTTCCTTTTCTAGCACCTTTATAAACAGTCTCAATGATATCAATCATATCTTGTTTATTTGTTAGTGCccaattaactttttttttaaattttttttttttttttttttttttaataatataaaataaaaagttagttaccaattttttttttttttttttggttttttggtttttt comes from Dictyostelium discoideum AX4 chromosome 2 chromosome, whole genome shotgun sequence and encodes:
- the pccA gene encoding propanoyl-CoA:carbon dioxide ligase alpha subunit, whose product is MNRLFKVQSVISKPVGWSSIRSFHSSSANYMFEKILIANRGEIACRVMETCKKMGIKTVAIHSDVDKNAKHVNMADEAICVGPAPTSESYLNIDAIVEAIKMTGAQAVHPGYGFLSENSRFVKELENIGVTFIGPGSYAMHALGDKIESKRIAKEAGVSVVPGYIGEVDGMDHVIKIANEIGYPVMVKASAGGGGKGMRVCRNDEDVKIGFRLSKQEAKSSFGDDRMLIEKYIEHGRHIEIQVLSDGENALYFPERDCSIQRRNQKVIEEAPSPFMDEETRTKMGKEAAALCKAVGYKSAGTVEFLVDHDKSFYFLEMNTRLQVEHPITEEITKQDLVEHMIRIAYGEKLKIKQSDIKIHGWAMESRVYAEDPYRNFLPSIGRVKKYIRPSGPGIRIDGGIFEGAEISTYYDPLISKLITYGENRKNVITKMKRALDEYYIKGVNHNVAFLRDVMENKDFVDGNVTTDFIPKEYPEGFQGYKFSPKQIEQLSICAVFLRFVEQHKNLTNSSNTNRTSSISPDILYIAKVENVRHSIHFYPLDNSETDAAANGANGDDSSRFMVQFIDQEKDGQVIKEFELNLVDATPQFIKLNIGGISHRFQIHDKTSTSYTLQFHGSKIPVTVLSPEEDLLCQYMPVKKTVDSSNSLISPMPGTILSLAVNVGDKVVLGQELCIVEAMKMQNVLRAPKDCEIKSINVKPGQVVSVDEVLIDFK